A stretch of the uncultured Desulfobacter sp. genome encodes the following:
- the lpxI gene encoding UDP-2,3-diacylglucosamine diphosphatase LpxI (LpxI, functionally equivalent to LpxH, replaces it in LPS biosynthesis in a minority of bacteria.) → MESCEGNSCSSHIGLIAGGGQFPLLFTQKARANGYTVIGVGFHSETDRQLAQLTHRFEWLYLGQLSKLIRYFKSHGVTQVVLMGSISKANIFKDIRPDFKALAFIAKTVGTHDDNVLSAFADLLEKQGITLVPSTFLLPELISPKGCWTKRKPDKAEKKDIEQGWKLAKAVGRLDIGQCLVISNGTVLAVEAIDGTDATIERGGRLSRDNGATVVKISKPNQDLRFDLPSSGCTTIETMHRSGVSVLVLEAEKSISFDRERMIALADKYNICITAVTEDEIHD, encoded by the coding sequence ATGGAGAGCTGCGAGGGCAATAGTTGTTCTTCCCACATCGGTCTGATTGCCGGTGGCGGCCAGTTTCCGCTGCTGTTTACCCAAAAAGCACGTGCAAACGGTTATACCGTGATAGGGGTTGGATTTCACAGCGAAACCGACCGCCAGCTTGCCCAGTTAACCCATCGGTTTGAATGGCTTTATTTAGGCCAGCTCAGCAAACTGATTCGTTATTTTAAATCCCATGGCGTCACACAGGTCGTGCTCATGGGGTCCATCAGCAAAGCTAATATTTTCAAAGATATAAGGCCGGATTTTAAAGCTCTTGCTTTTATAGCTAAAACTGTGGGCACCCACGATGACAATGTCCTTTCAGCGTTTGCGGATCTTCTGGAAAAGCAGGGTATTACCCTAGTGCCATCCACCTTTCTGCTGCCGGAATTGATCAGTCCCAAAGGATGCTGGACAAAACGCAAACCAGACAAGGCAGAAAAAAAAGATATTGAGCAAGGATGGAAACTTGCCAAAGCCGTGGGACGTCTTGATATCGGTCAGTGCCTTGTTATTTCCAATGGGACGGTCCTTGCCGTTGAAGCCATTGACGGCACGGACGCCACCATAGAACGGGGAGGGCGACTGAGCCGGGACAATGGCGCCACAGTGGTTAAAATATCTAAACCCAATCAGGATTTGCGTTTTGATTTACCCTCATCCGGATGTACTACCATTGAAACCATGCATCGGTCCGGGGTGAGTGTACTTGTGCTCGAAGCTGAAAAGTCAATTTCCTTTGACCGTGAACGAATGATTGCCCTGGCAGACAAATACAATATCTGTATAACCGCTGTCACAGAGGATGAGATCCATGACTGA
- a CDS encoding hemolysin family protein — protein MSIEATLLCICLFLSGFFSMSETALFSISRVKAFHISKDGSKSGQLILGMKEDSHTLLTTILIGNNLVNIGASSLATSLAISHFQSNAVGIATGVMTLLILVFGEIFPKSFANHNNVVVARAVIYPIFWLSKILWPLIFVLNFIPKLHGMIDNSQDTVTEDELMTMVEVVEGEGEIKEEEMEYITNIFEFDDTYCSEIMTPRADMFVVDAAENLDIPKILKTGFSRIPVIEDTIDNIVGILHIKDLFSRYLKNKGPETNADSLDVKEVMKTPYFIPESKKLDSLLKAFKAKKSHMAVVVDEYGGVSGIVTLEDVVEEIFGEIADESDKNTPDIVQIKGNKWLVSGKTDIYHVNKELNLGIPDSVNYDTVSGFFLELVERIPNPGESVRMNNWNFTVKDMDGNRIQSFIIKPAEEP, from the coding sequence ATGAGTATTGAAGCAACCTTGTTATGCATCTGCCTTTTTCTATCCGGTTTTTTTTCCATGTCTGAAACGGCGCTTTTTTCAATTTCCAGAGTCAAAGCCTTTCATATCTCTAAAGATGGTTCAAAGTCCGGTCAGCTTATCCTGGGCATGAAGGAAGACTCCCACACCCTTTTGACCACCATTCTCATCGGTAACAACCTGGTAAATATTGGTGCATCATCCCTTGCCACCTCCCTGGCCATTTCCCATTTCCAGTCAAATGCCGTTGGAATTGCTACCGGTGTAATGACGCTTCTGATTCTTGTGTTTGGGGAGATTTTTCCAAAATCCTTTGCCAATCATAATAATGTAGTGGTCGCAAGGGCTGTCATATATCCTATATTCTGGTTGTCTAAAATTTTATGGCCTTTGATTTTTGTTCTTAATTTCATACCTAAATTGCACGGAATGATAGACAATTCCCAGGATACCGTGACCGAAGATGAACTGATGACCATGGTGGAAGTGGTGGAAGGGGAAGGTGAAATCAAGGAAGAAGAGATGGAATATATCACCAATATCTTTGAATTTGATGACACCTATTGTTCTGAAATTATGACACCAAGAGCAGACATGTTTGTGGTCGATGCCGCAGAAAATCTGGATATTCCCAAAATTTTAAAAACAGGCTTTTCACGCATTCCGGTGATTGAGGATACCATCGATAACATTGTGGGTATTTTGCACATCAAAGATCTATTTTCAAGATACCTGAAAAATAAAGGTCCTGAGACGAACGCTGACAGCCTTGATGTTAAAGAGGTTATGAAAACGCCGTATTTCATCCCGGAATCAAAGAAACTGGATTCATTACTCAAAGCCTTTAAGGCGAAAAAGAGTCATATGGCTGTTGTGGTGGATGAATATGGCGGCGTATCCGGTATTGTGACCCTTGAGGATGTGGTTGAAGAAATTTTTGGTGAAATTGCCGACGAGTCTGATAAAAATACACCGGATATTGTCCAGATTAAAGGGAACAAGTGGTTAGTATCAGGCAAAACCGATATATATCATGTTAATAAAGAGCTGAATCTGGGCATCCCCGACTCTGTAAACTATGATACGGTTTCTGGATTTTTCCTGGAACTTGTGGAGCGTATTCCAAACCCCGGGGAGTCCGTCCGCATGAACAACTGGAATTTTACGGTGAAGGACATGGATGGCAACCGAATTCAATCTTTTATCATAAAACCGGCCGAAGAACCTTGA
- the lpxB gene encoding lipid-A-disaccharide synthase, which translates to MTEPTRHIMILAGEPSGDFHGGALVRSLRQLCPGVRITGIGGKAMAGQGADIFFPIEKLSAMGLVQVIRQFGTIKQAFCLVKRRLKTAPPDAVVLIDYPGFNLKIANYIKQHYDIPICYYIAPKVWAWNAKRLDAIAKVIDHVALIFPFEIPIYKAKKIRATYVGNPLVDEYPKSLLISGKTYEKKLSDDLVIGLLPGSRSAEIDNLLPVMLDAAGMIAKRYPRLRCLVSSGIAQHEERIKQIVSGHPKNDLCQIVTGRPKQIFDRAALLIAASGTVTLEAALNLVPTVIIYKMSGMAYRLARLLVKAKYIGLANLIVGRQVMPELIQDNANAQTICETVLSMLPELSTHQQQLHQVRRRLGLPGAPKRVAAIILNLIHQNETPTSCLTKSGKIH; encoded by the coding sequence ATGACTGAACCTACTCGCCACATTATGATTCTTGCCGGTGAGCCTTCAGGCGATTTTCACGGGGGGGCGCTGGTGCGGTCTTTAAGGCAACTTTGCCCTGGTGTCCGGATTACGGGCATTGGTGGTAAAGCTATGGCAGGGCAGGGTGCGGACATTTTTTTCCCCATTGAGAAGTTGTCCGCCATGGGGCTTGTTCAAGTGATTCGGCAATTTGGGACCATCAAACAGGCCTTTTGTCTTGTTAAGCGACGATTGAAAACAGCCCCCCCGGATGCTGTTGTGCTCATTGATTATCCCGGTTTTAATCTGAAAATCGCTAATTATATAAAACAGCATTATGACATTCCCATCTGTTATTATATTGCGCCAAAGGTCTGGGCTTGGAATGCCAAGCGCCTGGATGCCATTGCAAAAGTCATCGACCATGTAGCCCTGATTTTTCCCTTTGAAATTCCCATTTATAAAGCCAAAAAAATTCGCGCCACCTATGTGGGAAATCCTTTGGTGGATGAGTACCCCAAAAGCCTTCTGATTTCAGGCAAAACCTATGAAAAAAAGCTATCTGATGATCTGGTTATCGGTTTGCTTCCTGGTTCTCGATCTGCTGAAATTGACAACCTGCTTCCTGTTATGCTGGATGCCGCAGGCATGATTGCAAAGAGATATCCTCGTTTAAGGTGTCTTGTTTCATCCGGTATTGCACAACATGAAGAACGAATTAAACAGATTGTATCTGGTCATCCAAAAAACGATCTGTGCCAAATTGTAACAGGACGGCCAAAGCAGATTTTTGACCGGGCCGCTCTTTTGATTGCCGCATCCGGCACCGTCACGCTGGAAGCCGCATTAAATCTTGTGCCTACCGTAATTATTTATAAAATGTCCGGTATGGCTTACAGGCTTGCACGACTGCTTGTGAAAGCCAAATACATTGGGCTTGCCAATCTGATAGTCGGTCGCCAGGTAATGCCTGAATTGATTCAGGACAACGCCAATGCCCAAACCATCTGTGAAACCGTATTATCAATGTTACCTGAACTATCGACGCATCAACAGCAACTTCATCAGGTCCGCAGACGATTGGGCCTGCCGGGTGCCCCAAAACGCGTGGCAGCCATAATACTTAACTTGATTCATCAAAATGAGACCCCAACGAGTTGTTTGACAAAATCGGGCAAAATCCATTAG